From Thermoflavifilum aggregans, a single genomic window includes:
- a CDS encoding tail fiber domain-containing protein codes for MKKNMYRYLLIFSGCLLAGFSLRAQQLKLGSNPTVIDKTALLELESSNQGLLLPRISDTNAFHPNPIPNGMLIYYVGASDSCLMIRKDGAWVKIVDFVNLSAHETDPIATAKTVSVKAGNPAISVTGGTQALGNNPSFTLSVPNTSPIWNADSLQSVKISATLPTANQFLNFDGSQWTPVSFDTGYVPNFSQKVRNLFSQGTGISYNATTGQISNTGVTSFSGGSTGLTPASPTTGSITLGGVLSVANGGTGNTSGQAQSVAGSHSTGYGLTGPSFNGSANVTWQADTSSANSLATKNFVRNYYSSGTGISVNNSTGQISNTGVLSVNGNTGAITIDTSYITNFYQKVRSELSAGTGINYNATTGVISSTDWHLTGNSGTTPGTNFLGTTDNQDLVFKTNNTEQMRITAAGNVGIGLNTPPETRLVVKDTLYIRNTSGGGTSKPSMLIFTNTSGNSGNGVFRIGGDGGDIFWQGGAGQCLQMGAYWPMIFMGNIQIPNGYFPNYVPGNTTWNGLNLARIGVAIIAQHNNDVPLVIRGFIGTSQTANLTEWYNNNGTRVAYVDNSGNFYGASFNNTSDKRLKTNLHPLTEVLSKIGEIHSYTFYYKQNIAGRQFPSTKQIGMIAQEVEKYFPELVSTDDQGYKALNYAQFTAVLLEAVKEQQAEIEKLQQENQQLKNELNIRISSLENKLKELLQSEVKNK; via the coding sequence ATGAAAAAAAATATGTACCGATACCTGCTGATCTTCTCAGGATGCCTGCTGGCCGGATTTTCCCTCCGGGCCCAGCAGCTCAAACTGGGCAGCAATCCTACGGTGATCGACAAAACGGCTCTGCTGGAACTGGAAAGCAGCAACCAGGGCCTGTTGTTGCCTCGCATCAGCGATACCAATGCCTTTCATCCCAACCCCATTCCCAACGGCATGCTGATTTACTACGTGGGTGCATCCGATAGCTGCCTGATGATCCGCAAGGATGGCGCCTGGGTGAAAATCGTGGACTTTGTCAATCTTTCCGCCCACGAAACCGACCCCATCGCCACAGCCAAAACAGTATCGGTAAAAGCCGGTAATCCAGCTATCTCGGTCACTGGTGGCACCCAAGCCCTGGGCAACAATCCCAGCTTTACCCTATCCGTGCCCAACACCAGCCCCATCTGGAATGCCGATAGCCTGCAGAGTGTAAAAATATCCGCCACCCTTCCCACTGCCAATCAGTTCCTGAACTTCGATGGCAGCCAGTGGACGCCCGTAAGTTTTGACACCGGTTACGTACCCAACTTCTCCCAGAAAGTCAGAAATCTGTTCAGCCAAGGTACTGGCATCAGCTATAATGCTACTACTGGACAAATCTCCAACACCGGCGTCACCTCCTTCTCCGGTGGCTCCACTGGACTGACACCTGCCTCGCCTACTACCGGATCTATCACCCTCGGCGGTGTCTTATCCGTCGCCAACGGCGGTACAGGTAATACTTCCGGTCAGGCTCAGTCCGTTGCCGGTTCACACAGCACCGGCTATGGCCTTACTGGCCCTTCCTTCAATGGCTCAGCCAACGTAACCTGGCAAGCCGATACCAGTTCTGCCAACAGCCTGGCTACTAAAAACTTCGTCCGCAACTATTACTCCAGCGGTACCGGTATATCGGTCAATAATTCTACTGGACAAATCTCCAACACCGGCGTGCTCAGTGTAAATGGCAACACCGGGGCTATTACCATCGATACCTCCTATATCACCAACTTCTACCAGAAAGTAAGAAGCGAACTGTCAGCAGGCACCGGCATCAACTATAATGCTACCACTGGAGTTATCAGCAGTACAGACTGGCATCTCACCGGCAACAGCGGCACAACCCCGGGCACCAATTTCCTGGGAACAACCGATAATCAGGATCTGGTATTCAAAACCAACAATACCGAACAAATGCGTATCACCGCAGCCGGAAACGTGGGTATTGGTTTAAATACTCCCCCCGAAACTCGTTTGGTCGTAAAAGATACATTGTACATCAGAAATACGAGTGGAGGTGGTACCAGCAAACCTTCCATGTTAATTTTTACCAATACATCTGGTAATAGTGGAAATGGGGTATTCAGAATAGGCGGCGATGGGGGCGATATTTTCTGGCAGGGGGGGGCAGGACAATGCTTGCAAATGGGTGCTTATTGGCCAATGATTTTTATGGGAAATATCCAGATACCCAATGGTTATTTCCCAAACTATGTTCCCGGAAACACGACCTGGAATGGATTAAATTTAGCTAGGATTGGTGTAGCAATCATTGCACAGCATAATAACGATGTACCCTTAGTAATCAGAGGTTTTATTGGAACTTCTCAAACTGCGAACTTAACAGAATGGTATAATAACAACGGGACCAGAGTTGCATATGTAGACAATAGCGGGAATTTTTATGGGGCATCATTCAATAACACTTCAGATAAAAGATTAAAAACAAATCTTCATCCCCTTACTGAGGTTCTTTCGAAAATAGGAGAGATTCACAGTTACACTTTTTATTATAAGCAAAATATAGCCGGGAGACAGTTCCCATCCACCAAACAAATTGGGATGATAGCACAGGAAGTAGAAAAATATTTTCCGGAACTGGTGAGCACAGATGATCAGGGATATAAAGCGTTGAATTATGCCCAATTTACTGCCGTTTTGCTGGAAGCCGTGAAGGAGCAGCAAGCTGAAATTGAAAAACTGCAACAAGAAAATCAGCAATTGAAGAATGAGCTCAACATCAGGATTTCATCTTTGGAAAACAAACTGAAGGAGCTTTTGCAATCCGAAGTAAAAAACAAATGA
- a CDS encoding T9SS type A sorting domain-containing protein translates to MVTDTTVFGGLLYRDRLTPADSSVVFPIGTDDQSYSPAALMLSSGTGRIGMRVFNHVYAHAIRDSINDLDYVKKTWYVQSSNPGVQYNVLLQHQEEDEGPRFSAWRDSSYVSLYDPVQGKWDIDHTSVGRVFEGQIDYANVRLAGHYMNLRQHLQMPDSAGSARYLSVSTLIYSGDVCPSVHYNDLLAVRTSPDYVELFWHSYGERNMAYYVIQRQIDGQPDFVDIDTVQSQAPGGFSTQMLYYHLSDYNPTDQWSYYRVKMVGLTGCIRYTDVMRVPWAAQITITPNPNNGQFTVRLRNVKHPVRMLLVTVWGQTLQQWTVTQDQDIQVQQLNDAIYFVEFYDARDNRYMGQQKVVVIH, encoded by the coding sequence GTGGTTACCGACACCACCGTATTCGGCGGCCTGCTCTACCGCGACCGCCTCACCCCAGCCGACAGCTCCGTGGTATTCCCTATCGGTACCGACGACCAAAGCTATTCGCCCGCTGCCCTGATGCTCAGCTCCGGCACCGGCCGCATCGGCATGCGCGTATTCAACCATGTCTATGCCCATGCCATCCGCGACTCCATCAACGACCTGGATTATGTGAAAAAAACCTGGTATGTGCAGTCGTCCAACCCTGGCGTGCAATACAACGTGCTGCTGCAGCACCAGGAAGAAGACGAAGGCCCGCGCTTCAGCGCCTGGCGCGACTCCAGCTACGTATCGCTCTACGACCCGGTACAGGGCAAATGGGATATAGATCACACCAGTGTGGGCCGGGTGTTCGAAGGACAGATTGACTATGCCAATGTGAGGCTGGCCGGCCATTACATGAACCTGCGCCAGCACCTGCAAATGCCCGACTCTGCCGGAAGTGCCCGGTACCTTTCGGTAAGCACCCTTATCTACAGCGGCGATGTGTGCCCCTCCGTGCACTACAACGATCTGCTGGCGGTGCGCACCAGCCCGGACTACGTGGAGCTGTTCTGGCACAGCTATGGCGAGCGCAACATGGCCTATTATGTGATTCAGCGGCAGATTGACGGACAACCCGACTTTGTGGATATCGATACCGTGCAAAGCCAGGCTCCCGGCGGCTTCAGCACCCAAATGCTGTACTACCACCTGAGCGACTACAACCCCACCGACCAGTGGAGCTACTATCGGGTGAAAATGGTGGGCCTCACCGGCTGTATCCGTTACACCGATGTGATGCGCGTACCCTGGGCAGCGCAGATCACCATTACACCCAATCCGAACAATGGACAGTTTACCGTACGCCTGCGCAACGTGAAACATCCGGTGCGCATGCTGCTGGTAACCGTATGGGGACAAACCCTCCAGCAATGGACCGTGACGCAAGACCAGGATATTCAGGTACAGCAGCTGAACGATGCTATCTATTTCGTGGAATTCTATGATGCCCGCGACAACCGCTACATGGGCCAGCAAAAAGTGGTGGTGATTCACTGA
- a CDS encoding polysaccharide deacetylase family protein — protein sequence MLLQQLFKKSASEPVSHPFQLKGIIVMYHHIGQVHASDPWHMCVDPEAFEQQLELFASAYQVKPLHTLLDDREENPEKPLIYLTFDDGYAEHYTTVFPLLERYRLPGTFFIPSGYLAGNPRQSRICWWEVVDHVFLDHDPIPDLKGILPGPDVFDEQARMSLLVTPQVNDDMFAYHAWHMRMKVNPNRQEKWAKALLKKCGHTTDILPAMLTEAQVREMAQSPYVTIGGHGFYHQILGLLPRRKQWKEIIENKKHLEELIGKPVEFFAYPDGHYNELTPALVKKAGFKLACTTAAELDDPSITVYEIPRLWARSWTAEELELLLERLFQQIQQA from the coding sequence ATGCTGCTTCAGCAATTGTTCAAAAAATCGGCATCAGAACCGGTATCTCACCCGTTCCAGCTGAAAGGAATCATTGTGATGTACCATCATATTGGCCAGGTACATGCATCTGATCCCTGGCATATGTGTGTGGACCCGGAAGCTTTCGAACAACAACTTGAGCTGTTTGCTTCCGCTTACCAGGTGAAACCCCTCCATACGCTGTTAGATGATAGGGAGGAAAACCCTGAAAAACCCTTGATTTACCTGACTTTTGATGATGGGTATGCCGAACATTATACTACGGTATTCCCGCTTCTGGAGCGCTACCGGCTGCCGGGAACCTTTTTTATTCCTTCTGGATACCTTGCCGGTAACCCCCGCCAATCCAGGATTTGCTGGTGGGAAGTAGTGGATCATGTGTTTTTGGACCACGATCCTATACCAGATTTGAAAGGAATTTTGCCCGGGCCTGATGTATTTGATGAACAGGCCAGGATGAGCCTGCTGGTAACCCCGCAGGTGAATGACGACATGTTTGCTTATCATGCCTGGCATATGCGGATGAAGGTCAATCCAAACCGCCAGGAAAAATGGGCTAAAGCTTTACTGAAAAAATGCGGCCATACTACCGACATACTTCCTGCCATGCTAACGGAAGCCCAAGTGCGTGAAATGGCCCAAAGCCCCTACGTAACCATCGGTGGACATGGTTTTTACCATCAAATACTGGGACTGCTACCCCGGCGCAAACAATGGAAAGAAATCATAGAAAACAAAAAACACTTGGAAGAGCTTATCGGCAAGCCGGTGGAGTTTTTTGCCTATCCGGACGGACATTACAATGAACTGACGCCTGCCCTGGTGAAAAAAGCAGGCTTTAAACTGGCATGCACCACGGCCGCCGAGCTGGATGATCCCAGCATCACGGTATATGAAATTCCGCGCCTCTGGGCGCGCAGCTGGACGGCAGAGGAGCTGGAATTGTTGCTGGAAAGACTGTTTCAGCAAATCCAACAGGCATAG
- a CDS encoding MFS transporter, which translates to MPLSLRIRLSLLMFLEFFIWGAWYTTVAVFMSNHDMKNITQWPFTVNPIAAIIAPFFVGLIADRYFATERVLGVLHLLGALFMFLTPKAVGHPLLFILLLLAYNICYMPTMSLANSLTFHHITDQEKNFPTIRVFGTIGWIVAGLFISFVGVYFVSDGLRPEQTAMPLYLTSVASLLLGLYSFTLPHTPPPAAGKVVSIRSIAGVDALKQLGSGPFYIFLLCSFLICIPLAAYYNFTQLFLEGTGFKNIAATQTIGQMSEWIFMLLMPLFFVRLGVKWMLAMGMLAWTVRYALFAMAAPHEIVWMIILGIALHGICYDFFFVTGQIYVDKKSTPEIRGQAQGLIVLVTYGVGMLIGAQIAGAVYNSFLGGAEKLTLSQWNQFWWIPSVFALVVLIFFVLAFRDKKVETQVAAAQATAG; encoded by the coding sequence ATGCCATTGAGTTTGCGTATTCGCCTCTCCCTGCTCATGTTTCTGGAATTTTTCATCTGGGGAGCCTGGTACACCACGGTTGCCGTATTCATGTCGAATCACGACATGAAAAACATCACCCAGTGGCCTTTTACCGTGAACCCCATTGCAGCCATCATCGCTCCGTTTTTTGTGGGGTTGATTGCCGACCGGTATTTTGCTACCGAACGCGTATTGGGTGTGCTGCACCTGCTGGGTGCCTTGTTCATGTTCCTCACGCCCAAAGCTGTAGGCCATCCGCTGTTGTTCATTCTGCTGCTGCTGGCCTATAACATCTGCTATATGCCTACCATGAGCCTGGCCAACAGCCTGACCTTTCACCACATCACCGATCAGGAGAAAAATTTCCCCACCATCCGGGTGTTTGGTACCATTGGCTGGATTGTAGCCGGGCTGTTCATCAGTTTTGTGGGCGTATATTTTGTGAGTGATGGCCTGCGGCCCGAACAAACGGCCATGCCGCTATACCTGACCTCTGTGGCCAGCCTGCTGCTGGGGCTGTATAGCTTCACCTTGCCGCACACACCGCCTCCCGCTGCCGGCAAAGTGGTTTCCATCCGCAGCATTGCCGGCGTGGATGCGCTGAAACAACTGGGAAGCGGACCATTCTACATTTTCCTGCTTTGCTCGTTCCTCATCTGCATTCCCTTAGCAGCATACTACAATTTTACCCAGCTCTTCCTGGAAGGAACCGGTTTTAAAAATATTGCTGCCACCCAAACCATAGGCCAGATGTCGGAATGGATTTTCATGCTGCTGATGCCCCTGTTTTTTGTACGGCTGGGCGTGAAATGGATGCTGGCTATGGGTATGCTGGCCTGGACGGTGCGCTATGCCCTGTTTGCCATGGCAGCACCCCATGAAATCGTGTGGATGATTATCCTGGGCATAGCCCTGCATGGCATCTGCTATGATTTCTTCTTTGTAACTGGACAGATTTATGTGGATAAAAAGTCCACTCCCGAGATCCGCGGACAGGCGCAGGGGCTTATCGTGCTGGTCACCTACGGGGTGGGCATGCTCATTGGTGCCCAGATTGCCGGCGCGGTGTACAACAGTTTCCTGGGCGGAGCCGAAAAGCTCACGCTGAGCCAATGGAATCAGTTCTGGTGGATACCGTCGGTTTTCGCGCTGGTGGTGCTGATTTTCTTTGTGCTTGCTTTCCGCGATAAAAAAGTGGAAACACAGGTGGCAGCTGCACAAGCTACTGCAGGCTGA